In Chloroflexota bacterium, the genomic window GGTTCCACCAACCGCCGACCTGCCTCGCCCAGTCAGAGGGGAGGTTCTCCGCGTGCCCAATATGAAATTTGGCCTCCTGGAGGCGCTTTGCCTCATCCGGCGCGTTCCCATTTTCGTCGTACGGGAAGAAATCGACCGTGAACCATCGCGTCTGATAATCGTTGACAGGAACCGCCCACTTCATGGAACGGGCCCCTTCGAAATTGCAGCGCTGGGTAGGGAACACGGTGTTGTTCTCGTGGTATTCCCACTTGCCCGGCTCCGGCGTGGCCCGGATCGCCACGTAGCGAACGCCCCACGGGGTGCGCTCCCAGCGGATCGGTGTGACCAGCTCGCCGTCCTCGCTATAGTAGAGACGCTTGAACGGTTCCTTACCACGGAACCAGCTGTGAGCGATCTCGTTGTGCCAGTGGTCGAGGTTGTTGTCGTGCATCGCCTGGAAGACGTTGCACTGCTCGACGTAGCCACCATTCCCCGTCACGCGGACACCATCTTCACGGAAGAGTTGGTGATACCGAGGGAAGAGCGGCTGTCTGTCCGGTGGGCCCATGTACGTGAAGATGAGTCCCCCCACCTCGACGCACGGGTAGGAAAGCTGCTTCACCGTGTGCTTGAACATGCTCTTCGGGGGCTCAGCGGGAGTTTCGAGGCAGTTGCCGTCATGGTCGTAGAGCCAACCATGGTACAGGCATCGGAGGCCGCGCTCCTCGACCCGGCCATACGAGAGCGAGGTGCCGCGGTGGCTGCAGTGCTCACCCAAGAGGCCGGGCCGACCCGTCGCATCCCGGAAGAGCACGAGGTTCTCCCCAAGGATCTCCACCCGGAGCGGGTTGGAGGGACCGGCGGTTTCTCCATCCTTCCCGAGATTTGCCGAGCACTCCACCGGGAGCCAGTAGCGGCGAAAGACCTCACCCGAGGGCGTCCCGGGCCCGACGCGGATGAGTTCCTCTTCCTCGCTATTCTTGAACACCAGCATGCCTCCTGCAGTTTGGCCTTGGTCGTGCCTGGCCACCAGCTCAGGCCTTGTCTGCGTTGGTTTTATCGTTCTGATAACCTCAAGTCCAATAGATTGTTTGGGGACTTCCATAACCGAATTCGTATCGGCGCTGACAGTGAGGAACGCGTTGGCGCTGGTGCCCAAGAGCGCGGCGCAGATGGTGGCGGCGACGATCCGGACGGTGTTCGCCCA contains:
- a CDS encoding Rieske 2Fe-2S domain-containing protein encodes the protein MFKNSEEEELIRVGPGTPSGEVFRRYWLPVECSANLGKDGETAGPSNPLRVEILGENLVLFRDATGRPGLLGEHCSHRGTSLSYGRVEERGLRCLYHGWLYDHDGNCLETPAEPPKSMFKHTVKQLSYPCVEVGGLIFTYMGPPDRQPLFPRYHQLFREDGVRVTGNGGYVEQCNVFQAMHDNNLDHWHNEIAHSWFRGKEPFKRLYYSEDGELVTPIRWERTPWGVRYVAIRATPEPGKWEYHENNTVFPTQRCNFEGARSMKWAVPVNDYQTRWFTVDFFPYDENGNAPDEAKRLQEAKFHIGHAENLPSDWARQVGGWWNLKHPWRQGNVWEDEVAQQTQGPASRNYLPDWESWRLATSDRGLVITRELWREQIERVRQGLDPIGVIRDPQQDRLIRIPSDSIYGLDWDDAMRLYEMSPMERMRYLAETEERDYAYLELADVTG